Proteins encoded together in one Canis aureus isolate CA01 chromosome 21, VMU_Caureus_v.1.0, whole genome shotgun sequence window:
- the TMEM132A gene encoding transmembrane protein 132A isoform X3: MEVDCDQDPLNTIYLPATLELLDAPEHFRVQQVGHYPPANSSLGSRSETFLLLQPWPRVQPLLRASYPPFATQQVVPPRVTEPHQRPVPWDVRAVSVEAAVTPAEPHARVLFHLKGQDWPPGPGSLPCAWLHATHPAGTAHQACHFQPSLGACVVELEFPSHWFSQGSTTRAELAYTLEPAAEGPGGCGPSQEEDPREQALPVGGVELRPADPPQYQEVPLDEAVTLRVPDVPVRPGQLFSATLLLRHNFTASILTLRIKVKKGLHVTAARPVQPSLWTAKLDRFKGSKHHTTLIICHRAGNTGLDSSSPPELSEFLWVDFLVENGTSGGVAVTRPVTWQLEYAGQAPEAEKDKMVWEILVSERDVRALVPLAKAEELVNTAPLTGEPRHVPIRLVTVDNGGALVEVTEHIGCESTNTQVLQVSETCDAVFVSGKESRGAQGVQVDFWWRRLRASLQMTVWAPLLPLRIELTDTTLEQVRGWRVPGPTEGMPEPEAAAEEAERRPRSCRLQYQRTGVRFLVPFAAHPLDGGRRLTHLLGPDWLLDVTHLVAPHARVQDPRVASLEGGRILVGREPGVTSIEVRSPLSDSILGEQALAVTDDKVSVLELQVQPVMGISLALSRGTAHPGEVTATCWAQSAFPAPKQEVALSLWLSFSDHTLVPAELYNQHDLGLSVSAEEPGAILPAKDQGAQLGVVVSGAGAEGLPLHVALHPPEPCRRGRHRVPLASGTAWLGLPPAPTPPPALPSSPARGPPATEASVGGKQWEAGGVGGSGVVKGKFERAEAEAREEEEEEEEEEMVPAPQRVTDLELGMYALLGIFCLAILIFLVNGVVFVLRYQRKEPPDGATDPASPQPHNWVWLGTDQEELSRQLDRQSPGLPQGEGGCPCESGGGGEALTVAQAPGGGTSSSSSTLARKEAGGRRKRVEFVTFAPAPLAELSQESVGAPAVQSILVAGEEDIRWVCEDMGLKDPEELRSYMERIRGSS, translated from the exons ATGGAAG tgGACTGTGACCAGGACCCCTTGAACACCATCTACCTGCCTGCAACCCTGGAGCTCCTTGATGCCCCTGAGCACTTCCGTGTGCAGCAAGTGGGCCATTATCCACCTGCCAACTCCTCTCTGGGCTCCCGATCTGAGACCTTTCTGCTCCTGCAGCCATGGCCCAGGGTCCAGCCTCTTCTCCGGGCCTCCTACCCACCCTTTGCCACTCAGCAG gTGGTCCCTCCACGGGTTACTGAGCCCCACCAACGGCCAGTGCCGTGGGATGTGCGGGCTGTGTCGGTGGAAGCGGCCGTGACTCCAGCAGAGCCCCATGCCCGAGTCCTCTTCCACCTCAAAGGGCAGGATTGGCCTCCAGGGCCTGGCAGCCTGCCCTGCGCCTGGCTCCATGCCACACATCCTGCAGGCACTGCTCACCAAGCCTGCCACTTCCAG CCCTCCCTAGGCGCCTGTGTGGTGGAGCTGGAGTTTCCCTCCCACTGGTTCTCCCAGGGCTCCACTACACGGGCCGAGCTGGCCTACACGCTGGAGCCCGCAGCTGAGGGCCCTGGGGGCTGCGGCCCCAGCCAGGAGGAGGACCCCAGGGAGCAAGCCCTTCCAGTGGGTGGTGTGGAGCTGCGCCCAGCGGACCCCCCACAGTACCAAGAGGTGCCCCTGGATGAGGCGGTGACCCTGCGGGTCCCTGATGTGCCTGTGCGGCCAGGCCAGCTCTTCAGTGCCACCCTCCTGCTTCGGCACAACTTCACAGCCAGCATCCTGACCCTGCG GATCAAGGTGAAGAAGGGGCTGCATGTGACAGCTGCCCGCCCAGTCCAGCCCAGCCTCTGGACTGCCAAGCTGGACCGCTTCAAGGGCTCCAAGCACCACACAACCCTCATCATCTGCCACCGTGCTGGCAACACAGGGCTGGACTCCAG CAGCCCTCCTGAACTCTCTGAGTTCCTGTGGGTGGACTTTCTGGTGGAGAATGGCACTAGTGGGGGTGTGGCAGTCACTCGCCCTGTCACATGGCAGCTGGAATATGCAGGCCAGGCCCCCGAAGCAGAAAAGGACAAAATGGTGTGGGAGATCCTGGTGTCAGAGCGGGATGTAAGAGCCCTTGTCCCACTGGCCAAG GCCGAGGAGCTGGTGAACACAGCTCCACTGACCGGAGAGCCGAGGCACGTGCCCATACGCCTGGTCACCGTGGACAATGGGGGGGCCCTGGTGGAGGTGACAGAGCACATTGGCTGTGAGTCGACCAACACACAGGTGCTGCAG GTGTCCGAGACCTGTGATGCTGTGTTTGTGTCTGGCAAGGAGAGCCGGGGTGCCCAAGGGGTGCAGGTGGACTTCTGGTGGCGCCGTCTGAGGGCCTCACTGCAGATGACAGTGTGGGCCCCATTGCTGCCCCTGCGCATTGAGCTGACCGACACCACCCTGGAGCAGGTCCGGGGCTGGAGGGTCCCTGGCCCCACTGAAGG GATGCCAGAGCCTGAGGCTGCTGCTGAGGAGGCTGAGAGGCGCCCCCGCAGCTGCCGCCTGCAGTACCAGCGCACCGGCGTGCGCTTCCTTGTCCCCTTTGCGGCTCACCCACTGGACGGTGGCCGCCGCCTCACCCACCTGCTCGGCCCTGACTGGCTGCTGGATGTGACCCACCTTGTGGCACCTCACGCACGTGTACAAGACCCACGCGTAGCCTCGCTGGAGGGCGGCCGCATCCTGGTGGGCCGGGAACCCGGCGTCACCTCCATCGAG GTGCGTTCCCCGCTGTCTGACTCCATTTTGGGGGAGCAGGCATTGGCCGTGACGGATGACAAGGTCTCGGTGCTGGAGCTGCAGGTGCAGCCGGTGATGGGCATCTCACTGGCCCTGAGCCGGGGTACTGCCCACCCTGGGGAGGTCACAGCCACGTGCTGGGCACAGTCAGCCTTTCCCGCCCCAAAGCAG GAGGTGGCCCTCTCCCTTTGGCTGTCCTTCTCTGACCACACCCTGGTCCCCGCTGAGCTCTACAACCAACATGACCTGGGACTGTCTGTCTCCGCCGAGGAGCCTGGTGCTATCCTGCCAGCCAAGGACCAGGGTGCCCAGCTTGGGGTGGTGGTGAGTGGGGCAGGTGCCGAGGGGCTGCCCCTGCACGTGGCTCTCCACCCACCTGAGCCCTGCCGCCGGGGCCGCCACCGGGTCCCCCTGGCCTCTGGCACCGCCTGGCTAGGGCttccccctgctcccaccccgccccccgccctcccatCTAGCCCTGCCCGGGGCCCACCAGCCACGGAGGCCAGCGTGGGTGGTAAACAGTGGGAGGCAGGGGGTGTTGGGGGCAGTGGGGTTGTGAAGGGCAAGTTTGAgcgggcagaggcagaggccagagaggaggaggaagaggaagaggaggaggagatggtcCCGGCCCCTCAGCGGGTCACCGACCTAGAGCTGGGCATGTACGCTCTGCTGGGCATCTTCTGCCTGGCCATCCTCATCTTCCTGGTCAACGGTGTGGTCTTCGTGCTGCGCTACCAGCGCAAGGAGCCTCCCGACGGTGCCACTGAccctgcctccccccagccccacaaCTGGGTCTGGCTGGGTACAGACCAGGAGGAACTAAGCCGCCAGCTGGATCGGCAgtccccaggcctgccccagggggaggggggctgcccctgtgagagtgggggaggaggggaggccttGACTGTGGCCCAGGCACCTGGCGGGGGCACCAGTAGCTCCTCAAGCACCCTGGCCCGGAAGGAAGCGGGGGGACGGCGGAAACGTGTCGAGTTTGTGACGTTTGCGCCAGCTCCCCTGGCTGAGCTATCTCAGGAGTCCGTAGGGGCCCCGGCCGTGCAGTCCATCCTGGTGGCAGGTGAGGAGGACATCCGCTGGGTATGTGAGGACATGGGACTGAAGGACCCCGAGGAGCTGCGCAGCTACATGGAGAGGATCCGGGGCAGCTCCTGA